The Odocoileus virginianus isolate 20LAN1187 ecotype Illinois chromosome 30, Ovbor_1.2, whole genome shotgun sequence genome window below encodes:
- the NECAP2 gene encoding adaptin ear-binding coat-associated protein 2 isoform X2 has product MEEAEYESVLCVKPDVHVYRIPPRATNRGYRAAEWQLDQPSWSGRLRITAKGRVAYIKLEDRTSGELFAQAPVDQFPGTAVESVTDSSRYFVIRIEDGNGRRAFIGIGFGDRGDAFDFNVALQDHFKWVKQQCEFAKQAQNPDQGPKLDLSFKEGQTIKLNIASMKKKEGAAGTPRARPTSTGGLSLLPPPPGARTAALAPLPGEHLSVGGSVVQPAVSPSSGGATVSWPQPKPATTATADVWGDFTKSTGSTSSQTQPGAGWVQF; this is encoded by the exons ATGGAGGAAGCGGAGTACGAGTCGGTTCTCTGTGTGAAGCCAGATGTCCACGTCTACCGTATCCCGCCGCGGGCCACTAACCGTGGTTACAG GGCTGCGGAGTGGCAGCTGGACCAGCCATCATGGAGTGGCCGGCTGCGGATCACCGCCAAAGGCCGGGTGGCCTACATCAAGCTGGAGGACAGGACCTCAG GGGAGCTCTTTGCTCAGGCCCCAGTGGATCAGTTTCCCGGCACAGCTGTGGAGAGCGTGACAGATTCCAGCAGGTACTTCGTTATCCGCATTGAGGATGGAAACG GGCGACGGGCATTTATTGGAATTGGCTTCGGGGACCGAGGTGACGCCTTTGACTTCAATGTTGCCTTGCAGGACCATTTCAA gTGGGTGAAACAACAGTGTGAATTTGCAAAACAAGCCCAAAACCCAGATCAAGGTCCCAAATTGGACCTAAGTTTCAAGGAGGGCCAGACCATCAAGCTCAACATTGCG AGCATGAAGAAGAAGGAAGGCGCAGCTGGGACTCCCCGCGCCCGGCCCACCAGCACGGGAGGACTGAGcctgcttccccctcccccaggggcaAGAACTGCTGCCCTGGCCCCTCTCCCCGGGGAGCATTTGTCTGTGGGGGGCTCTGTTGTCCAGCCAGCAGTTTCTCCCAGCTCAG GAGGTGCCACTGTGTCCTGGCCACAGCCCAAGCCTGCCACCACTGCCACCGCCGACGTCTGGGGAGACTTCACCAAATCCACAGG GTCGACCTCCAGCCAGACTCAGCCAGGCGCAGGCTGGGTCCAATTCTGA
- the NECAP2 gene encoding adaptin ear-binding coat-associated protein 2 isoform X1 translates to MEEAEYESVLCVKPDVHVYRIPPRATNRGYRAAEWQLDQPSWSGRLRITAKGRVAYIKLEDRTSGELFAQAPVDQFPGTAVESVTDSSRYFVIRIEDGNGRRAFIGIGFGDRGDAFDFNVALQDHFKWVKQQCEFAKQAQNPDQGPKLDLSFKEGQTIKLNIALANCLLRENPGHVQWTGWDVNLCLAGRKLTFNEHQLCARLPWWSSGSESACHCGGYGFYQWSEKIPDSLEQLSLCTQLLSLCCGARAPQEENRHAERKPTDSREDPAQPKIKKSIPAHTSPPPDEGVDGSRHSGSPSPALFCRTEA, encoded by the exons ATGGAGGAAGCGGAGTACGAGTCGGTTCTCTGTGTGAAGCCAGATGTCCACGTCTACCGTATCCCGCCGCGGGCCACTAACCGTGGTTACAG GGCTGCGGAGTGGCAGCTGGACCAGCCATCATGGAGTGGCCGGCTGCGGATCACCGCCAAAGGCCGGGTGGCCTACATCAAGCTGGAGGACAGGACCTCAG GGGAGCTCTTTGCTCAGGCCCCAGTGGATCAGTTTCCCGGCACAGCTGTGGAGAGCGTGACAGATTCCAGCAGGTACTTCGTTATCCGCATTGAGGATGGAAACG GGCGACGGGCATTTATTGGAATTGGCTTCGGGGACCGAGGTGACGCCTTTGACTTCAATGTTGCCTTGCAGGACCATTTCAA gTGGGTGAAACAACAGTGTGAATTTGCAAAACAAGCCCAAAACCCAGATCAAGGTCCCAAATTGGACCTAAGTTTCAAGGAGGGCCAGACCATCAAGCTCAACATTGCG TTGGCCAACTGTCTCTTAAGAGAAAATCCAGGTCATGTCCAGTGGACTGGTTGGGATGTGAATCTCTGTCTTGCTGGGAGGAAACTAACATTTAATGAGCATCAACTGTGTGCCAG gcttccctggtggtctagtggttcagaatctgcctgccattgcggGGGATACGGGTTCTATCagtggtctgagaagatcccagaTTCtctggagcagctaagcctgtgcacccaactgctgagcctgtgctgtggagcccgtgctccgcaggAGGAGAACCGTCATGCTGAGAGAAAGCCCACGGACAGCCGTGAGGACCCAGCGCAGCcgaaaataaagaaatcaatacCTGCTCACACAAGCCCGCCCCCAGACGAAGGTGTGGATGGCTCTCGCCACTCTGGAAGCCCCTCCCCTGCTCTCTTCTGCAGGACAGA AGCATGA